The following proteins are encoded in a genomic region of Rhodoferax aquaticus:
- a CDS encoding YitT family protein, whose protein sequence is MQAPSPSLKHKPYEDIQALVTGSLFVAFGVLMFGHTGLLTGGTAGLAFLAHYASGWNFGALFFIINLPFYGLAYKRMGKAFTLKTFSAVGLLSVWTNVLPSVVQFEQLNPWFSAVMGGLLMGAGMLILFRHRASLGGLNVLVLYCQERFGWRAGKIQMAIDCSIVLCSLALVDWHSVLLSVLGAVMVNQTLAINHRAGRYITL, encoded by the coding sequence ATGCAGGCACCGTCGCCTTCGCTCAAGCACAAACCCTACGAGGACATCCAAGCACTGGTTACAGGCAGCTTGTTTGTCGCGTTTGGGGTTCTGATGTTTGGCCACACCGGCTTGCTGACGGGTGGCACGGCTGGTCTCGCGTTTCTCGCCCACTATGCAAGCGGCTGGAACTTTGGCGCTCTGTTCTTCATCATCAACCTGCCGTTTTATGGCCTGGCCTATAAGCGCATGGGCAAGGCATTTACCTTGAAAACGTTCAGCGCTGTGGGCTTGCTGTCGGTCTGGACCAATGTGTTGCCGAGCGTGGTGCAGTTTGAGCAACTCAATCCGTGGTTCAGCGCAGTCATGGGAGGCCTGCTCATGGGGGCTGGCATGCTGATTCTGTTTCGCCACCGTGCAAGCTTGGGAGGCCTGAACGTGCTGGTCTTGTATTGCCAAGAGCGCTTTGGTTGGCGCGCAGGCAAAATTCAAATGGCCATTGACTGCAGCATTGTGCTGTGTTCTCTAGCCTTGGTGGACTGGCACAGTGTCTTGCTGTCCGTCTTGGGCGCGGTCATGGTCAATCAAACACTGGCCATCAATCACCGCGCTGGGCGCTACATAACACTATAA
- a CDS encoding NADP-dependent oxidoreductase has translation MTTHAISSLVNHQIRLASRPVGLPTDANWEHTQQGVEEPSEGGVLLKTLALSLDPAMRGWMNEGKSYIPPVAIGEVMRAGGVGTVIASKHPGYAVGDMVSAGFGVQEYLSVGAQDIRRSGLAKIDLSVGSLTQWLNVLGMPGMTGYFGLMDVGQPQAGETVVVSGAAGAVGQTVGQLAKIKGCRVVGIAGGAAKCDWVVKELGFDACIDYKAGPTAVRDGLKAHCAQGVDVYFDNVGGEILDHVLARINRKARIIICGAISQYNSTTAVQGPKNYLSLLVNRARMEGIVVFDYADRYHVAISEMANYLQDGRMKSKEDVVVGLDQFPNALLKLFSGENFGKLVLQVAN, from the coding sequence ATGACAACACACGCGATCAGCTCTCTCGTCAATCACCAAATTCGCTTGGCTTCGCGGCCGGTAGGACTACCTACCGACGCCAACTGGGAGCACACCCAGCAAGGTGTGGAGGAACCATCTGAAGGCGGGGTGCTACTCAAAACCTTGGCATTGTCTTTAGACCCTGCCATGCGCGGCTGGATGAACGAAGGCAAAAGCTACATCCCGCCGGTAGCCATTGGCGAGGTCATGCGCGCGGGAGGGGTTGGAACCGTGATCGCGTCCAAGCATCCTGGCTATGCCGTAGGCGATATGGTGAGCGCTGGTTTTGGTGTTCAAGAGTATCTATCAGTGGGTGCTCAGGACATTCGCCGCAGTGGCTTGGCAAAAATAGACCTTTCGGTGGGCAGCCTGACCCAGTGGCTCAACGTGCTGGGGATGCCGGGCATGACCGGCTACTTCGGGCTGATGGATGTCGGGCAACCACAGGCTGGGGAGACCGTGGTGGTGTCCGGCGCAGCTGGGGCTGTAGGGCAAACCGTGGGGCAGTTGGCAAAAATCAAGGGCTGCCGCGTGGTGGGTATTGCGGGTGGTGCAGCCAAGTGCGACTGGGTCGTCAAGGAACTTGGTTTTGATGCCTGCATTGACTACAAGGCGGGGCCCACCGCAGTTCGCGATGGGCTCAAAGCGCATTGTGCGCAAGGGGTAGACGTTTACTTCGACAATGTAGGCGGCGAAATTTTGGACCACGTTTTGGCCCGCATCAACCGCAAAGCGCGCATCATTATTTGTGGTGCCATCAGCCAGTACAACAGCACCACCGCGGTGCAAGGCCCGAAAAACTACCTGAGCCTGTTGGTGAACCGTGCACGGATGGAGGGCATCGTCGTGTTTGACTATGCAGACCGCTACCACGTGGCCATCTCCGAGATGGCGAACTACCTCCAAGACGGCCGCATGAAGAGTAAGGAAGACGTGGTCGTAGGCCTTGACCAATTCCCGAACGCCTTGCTCAAGCTGTTTAGCGGGGAAAACTTTGGCAAGTTGGTGCTGCAGGTGGCCAACTGA
- a CDS encoding amino acid ABC transporter substrate-binding protein — MKLNTVKTLAAVVAAMGAVLAAPAHAGKTLDAIKARGQIVCGVNTGLAGFAAADSAGKWSGLDVDVCRALAAATLSDAEKVKYVPLNAQQRFTALQSGEVDVLARNTTFTLSRDASLGLTATTVNYYDGQGFMVPVKSKIKSAKQLKGQTVCVQSGTTTEKNLTDYSKANALNIKPVVFEKLEAAENAYFTGRCIAYTTDASGLSSTRAKVAKDPKEHIILPELISKEPLGPMVRRGDDEWTAIVKWVQFGLLEAEEYGVTQANVDQMKATSTDPVVQRLLGGGNEDTGKLLGLDKEWLARAIKTTGNYGESFERNVGPKSPLNLPRGLNNLWNKGGLMYAYPIR; from the coding sequence ATGAAATTGAATACCGTGAAGACCTTGGCTGCAGTTGTAGCCGCAATGGGCGCCGTATTGGCGGCTCCAGCACACGCCGGCAAAACTTTGGATGCCATCAAGGCGCGTGGCCAAATTGTTTGCGGCGTAAACACCGGTTTGGCTGGCTTTGCTGCCGCTGACTCCGCTGGCAAATGGTCTGGTTTGGATGTGGATGTCTGCCGCGCTTTGGCTGCAGCGACCCTGAGCGACGCAGAAAAAGTCAAGTACGTTCCCTTGAACGCACAACAGCGTTTCACCGCATTGCAGTCTGGCGAAGTAGACGTTTTGGCCCGCAACACCACATTCACACTGTCCCGTGATGCGTCTTTGGGTCTGACAGCAACAACCGTCAACTACTACGACGGTCAAGGCTTCATGGTTCCAGTCAAGAGCAAGATCAAGAGCGCTAAGCAGCTCAAAGGCCAAACGGTTTGCGTGCAATCCGGCACCACAACAGAAAAGAACTTGACAGACTATTCCAAAGCTAACGCTTTGAACATCAAGCCTGTCGTGTTTGAAAAGCTGGAAGCTGCTGAAAACGCGTACTTCACAGGGCGTTGCATTGCGTACACCACCGATGCATCTGGCTTGTCGTCTACACGCGCCAAAGTGGCCAAAGACCCCAAAGAACACATCATCCTGCCTGAGCTCATCTCTAAAGAACCCCTCGGACCCATGGTTCGTCGTGGTGATGACGAGTGGACTGCCATTGTGAAATGGGTGCAATTCGGCCTGTTGGAAGCTGAAGAGTACGGCGTAACCCAAGCCAACGTAGATCAAATGAAGGCCACTAGCACCGACCCCGTGGTACAGCGTCTCTTGGGCGGTGGCAACGAAGACACAGGCAAGCTGTTGGGTCTGGACAAAGAATGGCTGGCACGTGCCATCAAGACGACCGGCAACTACGGTGAAAGCTTTGAGCGCAATGTTGGACCGAAGTCCCCTCTGAACTTGCCACGTGGTTTGAACAACCTGTGGAACAAGGGCGGCTTGATGTACGCGTACCCTATTCGCTAA
- a CDS encoding amino acid ABC transporter permease, with product MTSTSPPKKKSWSWRSQAFRGLIYQLIAIVLIGLAVWFLAHNTLTNMKARGIQSGFDFLLGPAGFDIGESLYAFDSAQPYWQAFLVGLTNTLRIAVMGIVLTTILGTLIGVGRFSRNALVRGVCYAYVEFFRNVPVLLQLLMWYLLFTEGLPDSLDAWVIGPMFLSKGGLSFPIPVWASGHLWGLLGLLLGAVFAVLYRKWAYQQFEKTGVLKSMFWVPLGLLLATGVLGWLIGGAPSTFNAPIKGEFAIENGGSLTPEFLAVLVGLTIYTAAFVAEVVRSGIQSVARGQSEAASALGLNPSQSMRLVMLPQALRVIIPPMTNQFLNLTKNSSLAVAIGYPDVVSIANTSLNQTGRAVECIAIVMLVYLTTSLSTSLLMNWYNTRSAIKER from the coding sequence ATGACATCGACATCCCCCCCCAAAAAGAAAAGCTGGTCTTGGCGCAGCCAAGCGTTTAGAGGCTTGATTTATCAGCTGATTGCCATTGTGCTGATCGGCCTTGCCGTTTGGTTCTTAGCCCACAACACGCTCACTAACATGAAGGCGCGTGGCATTCAAAGCGGTTTTGATTTTTTGTTAGGGCCTGCTGGCTTTGACATTGGCGAGAGTTTGTACGCGTTTGACTCAGCCCAACCGTACTGGCAAGCATTTTTGGTGGGCCTTACCAACACACTGCGCATTGCAGTGATGGGTATTGTTTTGACCACGATTTTGGGTACTTTGATCGGTGTGGGTCGTTTTTCACGCAATGCGCTGGTGCGTGGTGTGTGCTATGCCTACGTTGAGTTTTTCCGCAACGTCCCTGTGTTGCTTCAGTTGCTGATGTGGTACCTGCTCTTTACAGAAGGCCTGCCCGACTCCTTGGATGCGTGGGTCATAGGCCCCATGTTTCTGAGCAAGGGGGGATTGAGTTTTCCGATCCCGGTGTGGGCCAGTGGCCATTTGTGGGGTTTATTGGGTCTGCTTTTGGGCGCTGTGTTTGCGGTCCTGTACCGCAAATGGGCTTACCAGCAGTTTGAAAAAACTGGCGTCCTGAAAAGTATGTTTTGGGTGCCCCTCGGTTTACTCTTGGCTACGGGTGTGTTGGGCTGGTTAATCGGCGGCGCCCCCTCAACTTTCAATGCACCGATCAAGGGAGAGTTTGCTATTGAAAATGGTGGCTCCCTAACCCCCGAGTTTCTGGCAGTGCTGGTGGGGCTGACCATTTACACCGCGGCCTTTGTGGCTGAGGTGGTGCGCTCGGGTATTCAGTCCGTCGCGCGCGGTCAAAGTGAAGCGGCCTCCGCCTTGGGCCTCAACCCTAGCCAATCTATGCGCTTGGTGATGTTGCCGCAAGCCCTGCGGGTGATCATTCCCCCCATGACCAACCAGTTTTTGAACCTGACCAAAAACTCTTCATTGGCGGTGGCCATTGGCTACCCCGATGTGGTGTCCATTGCCAACACCTCGCTGAATCAAACGGGCCGAGCTGTGGAGTGCATCGCCATCGTGATGCTGGTCTACCTCACCACTTCTTTGTCTACATCCTTGCTGATGAATTGGTACAACACCCGCTCAGCCATCAAAGAGCGTTGA
- a CDS encoding amino acid ABC transporter permease: protein MTATLFQPIAPRPAPVQHRGLIAWVRVNLFGDFVTSLMTLVIGGAILYWLPQLLSWGIFRASWAPNFDACRVEGVGACWGVVTEKYRIILFGRYPFEEQWRPLVATALMLGLLVASCMRAFWHAWLALLWALVLGVFFTLMYGGSLGLLKVETDRWGGLPLTLLLSTLSLTMAFPIALVVALGRRSNLPAIKTVCTIYVELIRGVPLISVLFMASFMFPLFMPEGFSIDVLIRVLVGITLFAAAYMAEVIRGGLQAIPKGQIEAAATLGLSYWQTQRKIVLPQALAMVVPSIMNNFISTFKDTSLVTIVSLYELTGALSLALNSDSDWRPFKIEGYLFIAAIYFVFCFSMSRYSGWVETQVNKSKLR from the coding sequence ATGACTGCCACCTTATTTCAACCCATTGCACCTCGCCCAGCGCCGGTGCAACACCGAGGCCTGATCGCCTGGGTTCGCGTCAATTTATTTGGCGACTTTGTTACCTCGCTAATGACACTGGTCATTGGCGGTGCCATCTTGTACTGGCTGCCGCAGTTACTAAGCTGGGGCATTTTTCGCGCTTCTTGGGCACCCAACTTTGACGCATGTCGGGTCGAGGGCGTTGGTGCCTGCTGGGGTGTGGTGACGGAGAAATACCGCATCATTCTGTTTGGCCGCTATCCTTTTGAAGAGCAATGGCGTCCACTGGTCGCCACGGCATTGATGCTAGGGCTGCTAGTCGCAAGCTGCATGCGCGCGTTTTGGCATGCATGGCTGGCGTTGCTGTGGGCCTTGGTGCTCGGCGTGTTCTTTACCCTCATGTATGGCGGCTCGCTAGGCTTACTCAAAGTAGAAACCGACCGCTGGGGTGGTTTGCCGCTGACTTTGCTCTTGTCCACGCTGTCTCTGACGATGGCTTTTCCGATTGCCCTCGTGGTGGCGTTGGGGCGTAGGTCTAACCTTCCCGCCATCAAGACGGTATGTACGATTTACGTGGAACTCATCCGTGGCGTGCCTCTTATCTCGGTGCTGTTCATGGCGTCGTTTATGTTCCCGCTGTTCATGCCCGAAGGTTTCTCGATTGATGTGCTGATTCGTGTGCTGGTCGGTATCACCCTGTTTGCCGCTGCCTACATGGCCGAAGTCATTCGTGGTGGATTGCAGGCTATTCCCAAAGGGCAAATTGAAGCTGCAGCGACCTTGGGTCTGTCCTACTGGCAAACTCAGCGCAAGATCGTGCTGCCCCAGGCCCTGGCGATGGTGGTCCCAAGCATCATGAACAACTTTATCTCGACCTTCAAAGACACGTCTTTGGTCACTATTGTCAGTTTGTACGAGCTCACAGGCGCCCTTTCATTGGCGCTGAATTCGGACTCGGACTGGAGGCCTTTCAAAATTGAAGGCTACTTGTTCATTGCGGCCATTTATTTTGTGTTTTGCTTCTCGATGTCGCGCTACAGCGGCTGGGTCGAAACACAAGTTAACAAAAGCAAGCTGCGCTGA
- a CDS encoding amino acid ABC transporter ATP-binding protein, whose amino-acid sequence MSEPIIKFEKLNKWYGNSFHVLRDIDLNVKQGERIVICGPSGSGKSTLIRCINRLEEHQQGHLWVDGVEVTDDVKAIDDIRKKVGMVFQQFNLFPHLTVLENLTLSPMWVGKVPKKEAEEKAMEQLKRVRIAEQAHKYPLQLSGGQQQRVAIARALCLKPKIMLFDEPTSALDPEMIKEVLDVMIEMASQGITMLCVTHEMGFAKAVADRVIFMDQGQIVEQNNPHDFFNNPQSERSKDFLSKILGH is encoded by the coding sequence ATGTCAGAACCCATCATCAAATTTGAAAAACTCAACAAGTGGTACGGCAACAGCTTCCACGTGCTGCGTGACATCGACCTCAACGTCAAGCAAGGCGAGCGCATCGTCATTTGCGGGCCGTCCGGCTCCGGTAAGTCCACCCTGATTCGCTGTATCAACCGCTTGGAAGAGCACCAACAAGGGCATTTGTGGGTGGACGGTGTGGAAGTGACGGACGATGTCAAGGCCATTGACGACATTCGCAAAAAAGTCGGTATGGTGTTCCAGCAGTTCAACCTCTTCCCCCACCTCACGGTTTTGGAGAACCTGACCCTGTCCCCTATGTGGGTCGGTAAGGTGCCCAAGAAGGAAGCCGAAGAAAAGGCCATGGAACAACTCAAGCGCGTGCGCATTGCTGAGCAAGCCCATAAGTACCCCTTGCAGCTGTCTGGCGGTCAGCAACAGCGCGTTGCGATTGCGCGAGCCTTGTGCCTCAAGCCCAAAATCATGCTGTTCGATGAGCCTACTTCAGCACTTGACCCAGAAATGATCAAGGAAGTGCTGGACGTGATGATTGAAATGGCGAGCCAAGGCATCACCATGCTGTGCGTGACCCATGAAATGGGCTTTGCCAAAGCCGTGGCTGACCGTGTGATTTTCATGGACCAAGGCCAAATCGTGGAGCAAAACAACCCCCACGACTTTTTCAACAACCCACAAAGCGAGCGCAGCAAAGACTTTTTGTCCAAGATCTTGGGACACTAA
- a CDS encoding M14 family murein peptide amidase A, giving the protein MVPNLKPSLCESAKLEDMQARSVQGRVLWGRDVQAEDAQLRVLVIGGIHGDEMSSSALVFHWIALAQTPPADMPKPIHWRFIPSLNPDGLFSRPPKRVNARGVDLNRNFPTPNWSRDAKVYWESRTRKDPRRWPGVKPLSEPESKFLHEQMDSFKPNLIVSVHAPYGVLDFDGPMVPPSKLGRLFLDQVGIFPGSLGNYGGVHKGVPVVTIELPSAAKAATDKETNQMWLDLMRWITERLGTNAKVATQ; this is encoded by the coding sequence GTGGTCCCGAATCTGAAACCATCGCTGTGTGAGTCCGCCAAACTGGAAGACATGCAGGCCCGATCGGTTCAGGGCCGAGTGCTTTGGGGGCGTGATGTGCAGGCCGAAGACGCGCAGTTGCGTGTTTTGGTGATTGGCGGCATTCATGGCGACGAAATGTCGTCTAGTGCTCTGGTTTTTCATTGGATCGCACTGGCGCAGACGCCACCAGCAGACATGCCTAAACCGATCCATTGGCGTTTTATACCTTCGCTCAACCCGGATGGCCTGTTTTCGCGCCCGCCCAAGCGTGTCAATGCACGCGGTGTTGATCTGAATCGCAACTTCCCTACGCCCAACTGGTCGCGCGATGCCAAGGTGTACTGGGAGTCGCGCACCCGCAAAGATCCCCGGCGTTGGCCAGGGGTGAAGCCCTTGTCTGAGCCGGAGTCCAAGTTTCTGCATGAACAAATGGACAGCTTCAAGCCGAATTTGATTGTCAGTGTGCATGCGCCTTACGGAGTGTTGGATTTTGACGGTCCCATGGTTCCGCCTAGCAAGCTGGGGCGCTTGTTTTTGGACCAAGTGGGGATCTTCCCAGGCTCATTGGGCAACTACGGTGGGGTGCACAAAGGCGTGCCGGTGGTCACCATAGAACTGCCTAGCGCAGCCAAAGCAGCAACTGACAAAGAGACCAACCAAATGTGGCTAGACCTGATGCGTTGGATCACTGAGCGCCTTGGCACCAATGCCAAAGTGGCGACGCAGTAA
- a CDS encoding flavin reductase family protein, protein MLSNASPEKATPPNFSAAEFRSALGMFATGVTIVTALSETGTPIGLTANSFNSVSMSPPLVLWSLARSAGSMAAFSAGSHYAINILSADQQDLAKQFAGKGLDRFAGVAFTPGAGGAPLLEGAVARFECFNRSRYEEGDHVIFVGEVERCTYAQGASPLLFHGGKFYAEHPL, encoded by the coding sequence ATGCTTTCTAACGCTAGCCCCGAAAAGGCCACTCCACCCAATTTTTCTGCCGCTGAGTTTCGTTCTGCCTTGGGCATGTTTGCCACAGGCGTGACGATTGTTACAGCGCTGTCTGAGACGGGTACCCCCATTGGTCTGACGGCAAACTCATTCAACTCCGTCTCTATGTCGCCACCGTTGGTGCTCTGGAGTTTGGCCCGTTCTGCGGGGTCTATGGCGGCGTTTAGCGCCGGCTCTCATTACGCCATCAATATTCTGAGCGCCGACCAGCAGGACTTAGCGAAGCAATTTGCAGGTAAGGGATTGGACAGGTTTGCCGGAGTTGCTTTCACGCCAGGGGCAGGCGGCGCTCCGTTACTTGAAGGTGCCGTGGCCCGGTTCGAATGTTTTAACCGTAGTCGCTACGAAGAAGGCGACCACGTTATTTTTGTGGGTGAAGTCGAACGCTGTACCTATGCACAAGGGGCTTCACCCCTGCTGTTTCACGGCGGCAAGTTTTACGCAGAACATCCCTTGTAA
- a CDS encoding methyl-accepting chemotaxis protein, with protein sequence MMTSSAKPLSVSAWLQPGVTVMQQFPMRTKLLFMSALLIVPLLMVGYAQLSTLMESYHTTRSEITGLRVVSLLTDAATEVQVHRAELLLSGKPEFDAARSQTQQRLAAAVGAVDLVVQKEPQLDLKPAWSALRSDLQGLATSTTGGTDAAGLAKHTKAVDDLRKLALYAGETSTLVLDPYADAYFLQNVLVEDAIPWIEAVSRTRAVGAAWMAQASDKANHAASLATLVGLVDARSSAISEKFAAIRRAGRDDIPKEGAQAVAASQAFTALAAQSVGQEPSAEVAKAIFESGGKALEEGRAFRKQASALLLRILEERASGILSQIVILGGISLIGLLAMMYLMAGFYFATIQSLEKLHVALIAGTAGNLATKIDTSGKDEMATISGEFEKMLEVLSTLVANVRSASAMVTHVGGQLVEDGHLLSQRTQSQAVSLEEATSNVGEVSETVARNSEAAQEVSLMTKSLQQEAEHASGLMGQTVGGMEELQATSGRMSEIIGTIDGIAFQTNLLALNAAVEAARAGEQGKGFAVVAAEVRALARRSQTSAAEIRHLIVDSTNRVGTTVKAIQSVNTLMSSLVTGISEIAQNVDAMAQGSVKQSIALGEVVQAVGDLDKVTIENSGLVDRTSHRSSRLMQRSRQLEEAVTHIQLRQGTADEALNMAQRAHELIQRVGFEGASEAFHNPNSGFVDRDLYVFVFDRAGVYRVMGADRTRVGTSLFDAPGLDAQQLLDDAWDRCDKGGGWVEYNIVNPVTGEVKGKTSFVLPIDSERLVGCGAYRSLVDA encoded by the coding sequence ATGATGACTTCTTCCGCTAAACCATTGAGTGTCAGCGCATGGCTGCAACCCGGCGTGACCGTGATGCAGCAATTCCCTATGCGGACCAAGCTGCTTTTCATGAGCGCTTTGCTCATTGTTCCCCTCCTGATGGTGGGGTATGCACAGCTGTCTACTTTGATGGAGAGCTACCACACTACTCGCTCAGAGATCACAGGCTTGCGCGTGGTGTCACTCCTTACAGACGCGGCAACCGAAGTGCAAGTGCACCGCGCCGAGCTCTTGCTCTCTGGCAAGCCTGAGTTTGACGCGGCTCGCAGTCAAACCCAGCAACGTTTGGCTGCAGCCGTGGGCGCGGTGGACTTGGTGGTTCAAAAAGAGCCGCAACTCGACTTGAAACCCGCTTGGTCAGCGCTGCGCAGTGACTTACAAGGCCTCGCCACATCGACCACCGGTGGCACAGATGCAGCCGGGCTCGCCAAGCACACCAAAGCCGTCGACGACTTGCGTAAGCTCGCCCTGTATGCCGGCGAAACCTCAACTCTGGTGCTGGATCCGTATGCGGATGCATACTTTTTGCAAAACGTGTTGGTTGAAGATGCCATTCCATGGATAGAGGCGGTGAGCCGTACCCGTGCAGTAGGGGCGGCGTGGATGGCCCAAGCCAGCGACAAGGCCAACCATGCAGCTTCTTTGGCAACGTTGGTAGGCTTGGTGGATGCCCGAAGCAGTGCGATCTCTGAAAAGTTTGCCGCCATTCGCCGTGCAGGGCGTGATGACATTCCCAAAGAGGGCGCGCAAGCGGTGGCCGCAAGCCAAGCGTTTACCGCGCTCGCGGCGCAAAGTGTGGGACAAGAGCCTAGCGCTGAGGTGGCCAAAGCCATTTTTGAGTCCGGTGGCAAGGCACTGGAGGAGGGGCGCGCCTTTCGCAAGCAAGCATCTGCGTTGCTGCTGCGAATCTTGGAGGAACGCGCCAGCGGCATACTGTCGCAAATTGTGATCTTGGGCGGTATCTCTCTGATTGGCCTATTGGCCATGATGTACCTCATGGCAGGCTTCTACTTTGCGACTATTCAAAGCTTAGAGAAACTCCACGTAGCCCTGATAGCGGGTACCGCAGGCAATCTGGCCACCAAAATTGACACCTCTGGCAAGGACGAGATGGCCACCATTAGCGGCGAGTTTGAGAAGATGTTGGAGGTACTCTCCACCTTGGTTGCCAATGTGCGAAGCGCCTCGGCCATGGTGACCCATGTGGGGGGGCAGTTGGTGGAAGACGGTCACTTGCTGTCGCAGCGTACCCAGTCGCAAGCGGTGAGCTTGGAAGAGGCTACCTCGAATGTGGGCGAAGTCAGTGAGACGGTGGCGCGCAATTCAGAAGCGGCACAAGAGGTTAGCCTGATGACCAAGAGCCTTCAGCAAGAGGCTGAGCATGCGAGTGGGCTCATGGGGCAAACCGTAGGTGGTATGGAAGAACTGCAAGCCACCTCTGGGCGCATGTCTGAAATCATCGGCACGATTGATGGCATTGCTTTTCAAACGAACTTGTTGGCCCTCAACGCCGCAGTGGAAGCAGCCCGCGCGGGTGAGCAAGGCAAGGGCTTCGCCGTGGTAGCGGCTGAAGTGCGTGCCTTGGCCCGCCGCAGCCAAACCTCAGCGGCTGAGATTCGTCACCTCATTGTGGACTCTACCAACCGAGTGGGCACCACGGTTAAAGCGATTCAGTCGGTCAACACCCTGATGAGTAGCTTGGTGACGGGTATCAGTGAAATCGCGCAAAACGTAGACGCCATGGCGCAGGGCAGCGTCAAGCAGAGCATTGCTTTGGGCGAAGTTGTGCAGGCGGTTGGCGACCTGGACAAAGTCACTATTGAAAATTCGGGCTTGGTGGACCGCACGTCTCACCGATCAAGCCGCCTCATGCAACGCTCACGCCAACTGGAGGAAGCGGTGACCCATATTCAGCTTCGCCAGGGTACCGCGGACGAGGCGCTCAACATGGCCCAGCGCGCGCACGAGTTGATTCAGCGGGTCGGTTTTGAGGGGGCTTCCGAGGCTTTCCACAATCCAAACTCTGGTTTTGTAGACCGCGACTTGTATGTGTTTGTGTTCGACCGGGCTGGGGTGTACCGTGTCATGGGAGCAGACAGAACGCGTGTGGGGACAAGCCTGTTTGACGCTCCTGGGCTAGATGCTCAGCAGCTGCTCGACGACGCCTGGGACCGCTGCGACAAGGGCGGCGGCTGGGTGGAGTACAACATCGTTAACCCGGTTACAGGGGAAGTAAAAGGCAAGACTTCTTTTGTTCTGCCTATCGATAGCGAACGTTTGGTAGGGTGCGGTGCGTACCGCTCATTGGTTGATGCTTAG
- a CDS encoding response regulator, producing MDGTQAANSGPKLKVLVAEDNLINQRLAINMLGALGHTGVIVGDGEKALKCLAKLKFDVVLMDVMMPVMDGLAAVAAIRAKEQTEGGHTRIIMATAHTESEEKAKFKRAGADGYVAKPIEIEQLSAELNRVMAIR from the coding sequence ATGGATGGAACCCAAGCCGCCAACTCAGGCCCAAAGCTCAAGGTGCTGGTTGCGGAAGACAATCTGATTAACCAACGCTTGGCCATCAATATGCTCGGTGCCTTGGGGCATACCGGTGTGATTGTGGGAGATGGTGAAAAGGCCTTGAAGTGCCTCGCCAAGTTGAAATTTGACGTGGTGTTGATGGACGTGATGATGCCTGTCATGGATGGTTTAGCAGCAGTGGCGGCTATCCGTGCCAAAGAGCAGACGGAAGGTGGACATACCCGCATCATCATGGCCACTGCGCACACCGAGTCTGAAGAAAAAGCAAAATTCAAGCGCGCAGGTGCGGACGGGTATGTCGCCAAACCCATCGAAATAGAGCAATTGAGTGCTGAATTGAACCGTGTTATGGCGATTCGCTAG